A window of Pirellulales bacterium genomic DNA:
CTTGCACCTCTTGCTGATGAATCTCGCGCTCGAACTTCTCCGAGGAGCGACGCGAAGCGTCTTGCAAGGCCGTTTCCAATTGGCCGGCCAATTGTCCACGCAGCGCGGTATCGAGTTCGGGCGTCTTGCGCACGCGCTCCAGCTCGACCTTCAATCCATCGATCACCGCGTCCGGATTGGTGGCCATCTGGGTGCGGGCGTCGTTGACGGCAGTGCGAACCTCGGTCTGCACCGATTGTTGCAACACGCGCCGCTCGCGATCGACCGCGTCTAGCAAGCCGCCGTCGGGTTCATCGGCGGACGGAGTATCCGACAACTCGTCGTGCAGAAGACCAAACTTGATAGCAGGCGCATCGGATCCAGGCTTTCCGGCTTTCTCAGCCAATCGCAATAACGTACCGGCCTCGGAATCAGCTGCATTGATCTCTAATGCCTGAGTGGCCAGCCGTAAGGCATGTGCAGAATCGCCAGATGCCAAGGCGACTCGCGCGAGCCGATCTAGCCCCTTGGCGTCGCTTAGCAACCGGCGGCGAACTTCAGCCAGCCCCTTACTTCCCAATGTCGGAAGGTTCACCCCACCGTCGCGTTGGCCGGCTTCGACCAAGTATTCCAAAAACGAATAGTCTGTGTTCGATTCCGTTGGCGCGAGTTGCCAGCTCAATTCGATAGCACGACCATCGGCGTTTTTTGCATTCAACTTGACAATGGCCGGCGCTGACAACGAGCCACTGCCTATCAGAATCGTATCCCGGTCGAAACGCAGCGGTAATCCGCGGACACCGGAGAGTGCCTGCAAGGGCTGCGGCAATTCGATCGACGTGGGCCACACCACAGGAGCAGGTAGGGCAGCAGCCAGCCAATTGCCAACTTGAGATGCGTTCAAGTCGTCGGTATCTACGGCTAAAACCGCTCCGGTCTGCCTGGCCACGCAGGCCAGCAGGGCCGAATCCAGGCGCGGCCCTATCGCGTAGCTGTTGAACGGCACCTGAAGGTCGCGAAGGTGATCGATTCGAGGTCTTACGACCTCGGCCGCCAGCATACTGGCGCCGCTCATCCCATCGCCGATGTATAGCGCCGCGCGGCGACGCATTCCCTCCTTGACCTCTGCGAACGATTCACCGGCCGCGGATAGAGTAGCCACCATATCCGTCGCGCCCAGAGGCACGCGCTCGCGCAATGCCGCGACCGCCTTCGCCATTTGTTTGCTAGTGGGTGAGACGAATGCCTGTGTCAGCGGAATCGCATTCAGGTCGACAGCCAACAATTGAATCCGATCATCCGGGTGCAACGCGGCCAGTACGGTATCAAGTACGGCGAGCGCCTTGGTGCGATACTCGCCCGCCTGGCTGGCAGATGTGTCAAACAGTATGACAACGTCTGTCGCGACGCGCGGGGGTCGCGTGATAGCCGGCGCAAGGCGCAATACGAAGTACGCAGCGTCGTCTTTTGCAAATACGTCAAGCCTCGCGTCATTAGCGACCGGAGCCGCTACGACAATCGGACCTGGCATAGCCGCCAGTAGGCTACTTACCACGCATGCACTTTGGCATACTCGCTTGCACCATAACATAGTGAGATACTCCCCGAACTTTTATCACAACTGCTTTAGCGCAGACATCACCTTTCATGTTCGCGTCACCACGTCGCCCTGGGACGCGAAGCCGAAACGCGCCGAATAACCGCGCCGCGTCCAACATCACGCCTTTGGCGAAGCGCCTTGCTGGAGGATGGACAGGTATGAACCCACAGCGCCTCAACGGTATTTCCGTCATGCTCCACAGCCTCGACGACAAACACGAATCCGTTGGTACGGAAGTGTCGAAGATTTTCGCAGTGGATATGATCCCGAACCGACCGTCATCGTGAGGGGATGATCGCGTGAGATATCGTCCCGTCCAGCCGGTGATTACACCGTTCTCTTTCTCGCGCCACGGTGGCTCGTTGGCGTGGAAACAACGATACAGATTCGGTTCGAAGCGTTGACCCGAGCAATTCGTGTCGCGAGCGGCGCTTGTGGCTTTCATATCATTCATGGCAAGCTGCCTCACTCATCCATCCCGCCCGCGTGTGACTGGCCACCGCGCGAGCGCGCATAATGTAGACGAGGATGCCAAATGACCACGACATAACGACATCTCGACCCAAACGATGCAGCCACGGGCGAGCGCCACGGGCTGCCATGCCCGCAGGTGAAACGGTGTATGTTTCAGCGGCGGTCTTCGCCGTCGCTTCCATGGATGCTAAGGCGATACCCACAGGTAATCTACCGCCATTGCGTTACAAATCGCTAAGGTGGATAAGCGATTTATCCTGAAAACCACCTCTACCGCCTGGCAATGGCTCGTAAATTGCCATGCTGCGGACACCATTTTGTCGATCCGTACACAGCGACTTCTTCGTCGCTGCCGCCGTCATCATTTCCGGCCAAAATCTCATACTCAATGGACTCCGTTCCTTGGGTGGCAGCGTCATGTCGCTCGTGCGGCTCCTCGCAACAATCAATTGGACTGAGAGCGGATTGCGACGGGCACCTGTCGAATGCAAACGCAACGGCTACATTGTCAAGACGACCAGCTAGGGACAACTGCGTTCGCTTCGGTAGCGCGATTCCCGGCAGAAAGGCCGATCGATGTTTCACGATCTTGCTGCATTTCTTTTTGATCCGTCCGTCGTGGGGTGGTGGGCGTTGATCGTGACGGTGCTCTATTCAATTTGCGGGATGCCGGCCCAGATTTGGAACAATTTCAAGAATCGCCATACGGTACGGCCGTCGTTGCTGTTTGGCGTGTCCATTGCCGCCACTTTCAACAGTTGGGTGTGGTACGGCTATGTAAAGGGGGACACGTATGTGTTCGGATCGAATTGCCCCGGAGCGATTTGTGCGGTAGTACTCCTCTTGCAAGCCCTGTTTTACCGCCCCCGCCAGTGATCCGGGGCACTGCAAGCGGCTGTCGACGAGCAATCGTCCTCATTGGCGTTCTTGTAGTTGACGCCAACCCCTGGCCGTCCGAAAATCGCACATCAGGGGATTGTTCACGTAAGCGCTAGTGGTTTTGCGGCAATGGACACGCTCGTCGACAACGTTCTCGGTTCCGGCACCAATTACGTCACTCTGGCAGTGCCGTTTTTCTTTCTGCTGATCGGTCTGGAACTAGTGGCGGGCCTGGTCGAGCGCAAACGTCTCTACCGCCTCAACGACTCGATCAACGATCTGAGCTGCGGCATCGTGGATCAGATCCTGGGGTTGTTTCTGAACGTGCTGCTGTTGGCCAGCTACTTGTACCTGTTCGAGCATTTCCGGATGCTAGAGATCGCCGATGCCTCGCCGGCTGCCAAATGGGTGGCGGCGATCGGCTTGTTGTTCGGAGTCGATTTCTGCTTCTACTGGTTTCATCGCATCGCGCACGAGTATGCCTCTCCTTGGGCGACGCACGTCGTGCATCATCAGAGCGAGGAATACAACCTTTCGGTCGCGCTGCGCCAAAGTGCGCTCGAGAGCTGCTTTGCCTGGGTGTTCTACCTTCCGCTGGCCGTGATCGGGTTTCCGCCCGTCTGGTTCGTCGCCATGAAGGGGATCAACCTGCTCTACCAGTTCTGGATCCACACCGAAGCCATCGACCGGCTGGGCCCATTGGAATGGGTCATGAATACGCCGTCTCACCATCGTGTACACCATGCCCGCAATCCAAAATATCTCGACAAGAACTACGCTGGCATGTTCATTATCTGGGATCGCTTGTTCGGCACCTTCCAGCTGGAAGAAGAGCAACCCGTCTATGGCATCACCAAGCCGCTACAGAGTTGGAATCCCTTGTGGGCCAATCTGCACTCTTGGGCCGATCTCGCACACGACGCCTGGCATGCGCCGCGCTGGCAGGACAAGATTCGCATCTGGTTCATGCCGCTGGGCTGGACCCCGCCTGGCCTGCCCGAACGGCCGCGGGCCCAGGAGGTCACCCGGGCGGACGTCAAGAAATATGATCCCTACGTGCCATGGCCACTTACAGCATATGTCCTTGTCCATTTCCTGGTCGTGCTGGTGGTGGGTGTGGTCGTTTTATTGCTCGGCGATGATCACGCGCCGCTCGTATCAATCGCTCCGGCAGCGGCGTTCATATTGTGGTCTCTGGCGAATTTCGGCGGGATCATGGAGCGCCGTGGCTGGGCTTTTGTCGCCGAGATCGCGCGCCTGATCGCATTGCCCCTGGTCGCGGCACAATTGACTGATAATGAGACGTGGAGATTGGATGCTTGGAGATTCGCGGCACTGACGGCGTCGATCAGCTTGACTTGCATCTCGGTCATGTGGCTTGTGGGCACTCGCCGACAGTTCGCCACGGTGAATGCAATCCCCGCGCAATCCTCGACGTAATACGATTCGGCTGCCGTTGCGAAGCGCTGACCACGCCTGCGACGTCGCTACGCCCCCAGATAGAACGGTTTGGCAGCGCCTCAGGGAGTTGGCCGTATAGCCTTGGCCGCTTCGGCCTCGATGCGCAATGCTTCGGCGCTTTGTGGTTCATGCTGCTGGCGCCACATGACGCCCTCGCGATAAAACCGCAATGCCTCTTCGTGGTTCCCCAGTTTTTCGTTGATCATGGCCAGAAAGAATCGATCGGCGCTGTAGCCCCCGTTCGCCTTTACGGATTTCTCGAGGGCCTCGGTCGCCTTTGCCAGATCACCGGCTCGGTACAGCGCGGCGCCGAGCGTCCCTTGCAAAGCGCCAACGTCGGGGGCCAAGTGCACGGCCTCTTCCGCCATCGCCACGGCCCGTTGCGGATCGCGATGCCGCTCGTCTCGACAAGTCGCCAAGATCCAGGCCAGGCTGTTGCAGGCGAGAGCACGCCGCGATTGCGGAACGTCGGGCACTGCCAGCGCCTGTTCGAGCAATTCAATCGCGCGCTGGCACTCTCCGATTTCGGCCAATGCCGCGGCGAACGCGATGTGCGTCTCGGTATAGGTCGGCTGAAGTTGCAGGGCAATGCTGAGGTGAGCGATTCCCTGCGGTACGTCTTTTTGCAAATAGAGTGTGCCGAGATTGTTGTGCCCGATCCAGCTTTTGGGATCGCGTGCGACGACGTCGGTGAACAGCGTCAGTTGATCGTCGTAGACAAACGTGCGCTGCCAGGTGAGCACGCCCGACACGATCAAAACTGCCGCGGCCGTGAGTGCGCCGAGCCATCGAGACGAGTCCCCCAGCCGCCGCCAGCCGATAGTGGCAATCGCCGCCATAAGCGCGATCAGCGCCATGCTGGCGTGATATTGAAAATGATCGGCCACGAATGAGTAGCGGAACGGATAGACATTGAAGAAACCCAACGCCGGCACCAGCACGCCCGCAAAAATCAGCACCGCCGCCAGCGGGCCGCGCCCGACTCGTCCTCGCGCCAGCCACAAGCCCAACAACACAGCCAACGCTGCCGCCGGATAGACGTATTGCCACAGGTCATGTGTGTTGATGTCCCAGCGTGGGTAGAAGAAGTTCAGCCCCACCGGCCATAAGAGTTTGCCCGCGTAAAACCACAGCGCATGCCCCGCGATCAGGCATCTGCCGACAAAGCTCAAGTCCCAGGCCGCACCGACCGCGCCCACGGTATTCTTTTCCATCGTCACAGTGACCAGGGCTAGCGCGATTCCGATGACGAAAAACGGCCCCAATAGCGTTAGATCGCGCCAGGAAATCTTCCCTCGCTTCCACCACAGGATCACCAACAGCACAGCCGGCACAGAAACCGCAACCGTCTTGCTCAATAGCGCCGCCACGAACAGTACAAATGCCAGGAAGTACGCCCGCCAGCGAGGCGCCGTTAGGGGCTGTGTTGCGCCGTCGTTCACCGTCTCGGGGGGAGAGAACTGCAAATAGGCCAGAATCGCGGCCAGTGCAAACACGGCCGAGAGAACATTCTTGCGCTCGGTGATCCAGGCGACACTTTCGACTTCGACCGGGTGGACAGCAAAGATGGCTGCCGCCAACCAAGCGCCCGGCAAACCAAGCCGCGCGAGAAGCCGCCACAACAGCACGGCGCCCGTGGCGTGCAGCAACACATTCACCAGATGATAGCCCGCAGGGTGTAAACCCCACAGGTGATATTCGACCCAGAACGTCGTATGGACCAGCGGATAGTATTGCGGTACCGCGCCCGGCTCGAACCAGATGCGCCGCAGTCCGTCAATCGAGTGCAGCGTCTCGTTGGCTTCGACGTAGTAATCGTCATCCCAAATGAAACCGCAGCCGATCGCATGCGAGTACGCGATCAAGGCGAACAGCAGCAACACGCCTGCCCAGGCCCAGGGTAGCCAATACGAGGGACTGTCGG
This region includes:
- a CDS encoding SemiSWEET family transporter: MFHDLAAFLFDPSVVGWWALIVTVLYSICGMPAQIWNNFKNRHTVRPSLLFGVSIAATFNSWVWYGYVKGDTYVFGSNCPGAICAVVLLLQALFYRPRQ
- a CDS encoding sterol desaturase family protein, with amino-acid sequence MDTLVDNVLGSGTNYVTLAVPFFFLLIGLELVAGLVERKRLYRLNDSINDLSCGIVDQILGLFLNVLLLASYLYLFEHFRMLEIADASPAAKWVAAIGLLFGVDFCFYWFHRIAHEYASPWATHVVHHQSEEYNLSVALRQSALESCFAWVFYLPLAVIGFPPVWFVAMKGINLLYQFWIHTEAIDRLGPLEWVMNTPSHHRVHHARNPKYLDKNYAGMFIIWDRLFGTFQLEEEQPVYGITKPLQSWNPLWANLHSWADLAHDAWHAPRWQDKIRIWFMPLGWTPPGLPERPRAQEVTRADVKKYDPYVPWPLTAYVLVHFLVVLVVGVVVLLLGDDHAPLVSIAPAAAFILWSLANFGGIMERRGWAFVAEIARLIALPLVAAQLTDNETWRLDAWRFAALTASISLTCISVMWLVGTRRQFATVNAIPAQSST
- a CDS encoding tetratricopeptide repeat protein, whose protein sequence is MSAKTRTKAKSNAARSVPRKDADSPSYWLPWAWAGVLLLFALIAYSHAIGCGFIWDDDYYVEANETLHSIDGLRRIWFEPGAVPQYYPLVHTTFWVEYHLWGLHPAGYHLVNVLLHATGAVLLWRLLARLGLPGAWLAAAIFAVHPVEVESVAWITERKNVLSAVFALAAILAYLQFSPPETVNDGATQPLTAPRWRAYFLAFVLFVAALLSKTVAVSVPAVLLVILWWKRGKISWRDLTLLGPFFVIGIALALVTVTMEKNTVGAVGAAWDLSFVGRCLIAGHALWFYAGKLLWPVGLNFFYPRWDINTHDLWQYVYPAAALAVLLGLWLARGRVGRGPLAAVLIFAGVLVPALGFFNVYPFRYSFVADHFQYHASMALIALMAAIATIGWRRLGDSSRWLGALTAAAVLIVSGVLTWQRTFVYDDQLTLFTDVVARDPKSWIGHNNLGTLYLQKDVPQGIAHLSIALQLQPTYTETHIAFAAALAEIGECQRAIELLEQALAVPDVPQSRRALACNSLAWILATCRDERHRDPQRAVAMAEEAVHLAPDVGALQGTLGAALYRAGDLAKATEALEKSVKANGGYSADRFFLAMINEKLGNHEEALRFYREGVMWRQQHEPQSAEALRIEAEAAKAIRPTP